Proteins found in one Microbacterium sp. LWS13-1.2 genomic segment:
- a CDS encoding helix-hairpin-helix domain-containing protein, producing MSSTTRAKAADDAPSIGWMLGMSSWMLLTVVPGPIATWLGFSIIGVASRSRRLIILGVVWGAAAILVSLEIWGQWQPLVRAIVYLSGMLVALMVNPGWLRTMWQRRLDRAEQAGAASFGGAASRSSGTTSRTSRSGSTAKKPSTRSSRRSRAAAARAAAAKAAAAKAAAAKAAEAKAAAEADAASQAASDDTVELASAVGASSDDMIAPREEAAPPAELVDVNTATAAELEDLPGMTRSRARRAVKEREAQGGFTSVEDFGETVGLQPHEIVRLRRAATCSPRPRGERRFGRRVDY from the coding sequence ATGAGCAGCACCACCCGCGCGAAGGCCGCCGACGATGCGCCCAGCATCGGCTGGATGCTCGGCATGAGCTCGTGGATGCTGCTGACGGTCGTCCCCGGGCCGATCGCGACGTGGCTCGGCTTCTCGATCATCGGGGTGGCTTCGCGCAGCCGGCGCCTCATCATCCTCGGGGTGGTGTGGGGCGCCGCAGCGATCCTCGTCAGCCTCGAGATCTGGGGTCAGTGGCAGCCGCTCGTCCGCGCGATCGTGTACCTCTCGGGCATGCTCGTCGCGCTCATGGTGAACCCGGGATGGCTGCGCACCATGTGGCAGCGGCGTCTCGACCGCGCGGAGCAGGCGGGCGCCGCGTCGTTCGGCGGGGCGGCGAGCCGCTCGTCGGGGACGACGTCGCGCACGAGCCGAAGCGGGAGCACCGCGAAGAAGCCCTCGACGCGGTCGTCACGACGCTCCCGGGCGGCTGCCGCACGTGCTGCCGCGGCGAAGGCTGCCGCGGCGAAGGCTGCCGCGGCGAAGGCCGCGGAGGCGAAGGCCGCCGCCGAAGCCGACGCCGCGTCGCAGGCGGCATCCGACGACACGGTCGAACTGGCGTCGGCGGTGGGCGCCTCGAGCGACGACATGATCGCCCCGCGTGAGGAGGCCGCCCCGCCGGCCGAGCTGGTCGACGTCAACACGGCGACCGCCGCCGAGCTGGAAGACCTGCCGGGCATGACGCGATCGCGGGCCCGGCGCGCGGTGAAGGAACGCGAAGCGCAGGGCGGCTTCACCTCCGTCGAGGACTTCGGCGAGACCGTCGGCCTCCAGCCGCACGAGATCGTGCGGCTGCGCCGCGCCGCCACGTGCTCTCCTCGCCCGCGCGGCGAACGCCGCTTCGGCCGGCGCGTCGACTACTGA